Within the Polaribacter pectinis genome, the region ACAAGCAATTAGAAACGGTTTAGATTCTACAAATTTATTAATAGAAAATAAAGATGTGCAGAATATCATAAGAAACTATTTTCAAAAAGTACAAGAAGCAAAAAAGCAAGAAGAGTTAGCAAAATCTGAAGTTTATAAAACAGAAGGAGTTGCTTTTTTAGAAGCTAATAAAACCAAAGAAGGTGTAAAAACTACAGATAGTGGTTTACAGTATATTGTTTTAAAAGAAGGAACTGGAGAAAAACCAGGACCAACTACAAAAGTAAAACTTCATTATCATGGTACAACAATAGATGGTACCGTTTTTGACAGTTCTGTTGATAAGGGAAAACCATACGAATTGGCAGTAAACCAATTTGTAAAAGGTTTTGGAGAAGGATTACAATTAATGAAAGAAGGAGCAAAATTTAAATTCTTTATTCCACAAGAATTGGCTTATGGAGCAACTCCAAGACCAGGAATTATAAAACCTTACATGGCTTTAATCTTTGAAGTAGAATTATTAGAGGTAAAAAAATAAAATAGTAATGAAGAATTTTAAATACATTATTGTTCTTGTGCTTTTAATTACTGCTTGTAAAGCAGCAAAATATAAAGATTTACAAGAAGGACTTTATGCAGACGTTCAAACCAATAGGGGAGATATTTTAATAAAGTTACACGCAGAAGAAGTACCTATGACGGTTGCAAATTTTGTTTCTCTTGCAGAAGGTACCAATACCAAAGTTACAGATTCTTTAAAAGACAAACCATTTTATGATGGTATTCGTTTTCATAGAGTTATACCAAATTTCATGGTTCAAGGAGGAGATATAACTGGAACAGGAAGTGGTAGCATAGGATATAGTTTTGCAGATGAGTTTCCTACAGATTCTTTAGGTAATTTAATTTATAAACATGACACCAAAGGGGTTTTATCTATGGCTAATCGTGGGCCAAAAACCAATTC harbors:
- a CDS encoding FKBP-type peptidyl-prolyl cis-trans isomerase, which translates into the protein MKIIKYTLAVAISATLFSCGNQVKEVKSLETDIDSVSYAIGLTMSGQLKNGFKEVNKDILTQAIRNGLDSTNLLIENKDVQNIIRNYFQKVQEAKKQEELAKSEVYKTEGVAFLEANKTKEGVKTTDSGLQYIVLKEGTGEKPGPTTKVKLHYHGTTIDGTVFDSSVDKGKPYELAVNQFVKGFGEGLQLMKEGAKFKFFIPQELAYGATPRPGIIKPYMALIFEVELLEVKK